The Musa acuminata AAA Group cultivar baxijiao chromosome BXJ2-2, Cavendish_Baxijiao_AAA, whole genome shotgun sequence genome has a segment encoding these proteins:
- the LOC135604905 gene encoding pollen receptor-like kinase 1, whose protein sequence is MAGDRPSPPLFAALLLVAASLRVASSSDSDVLLRFKATVSDPAGSLNSWAAGSAPCNKNVSNWAGVVCHDDGSVSGLRLEDMRLSGSLTRIDLLQSLPGLRTLSFMKNDLEGPLPVVEKFNSLRTLYLSMNKFSGAISDDAFAGMSWLKKLHLSSNGFSGPIPTSIAQLPKLLELRLDNNRFSGPIPDLQLKSLKLVNMSNNYLEGRIPDGFRTMDAGLFAGNKALCGDPIGVPCKPLPSESLSNQKLAVTVATVVFIVSGIVAVVLLLPQQRQMEHERLEQVQSPKKPSKDTKFASSPKEEKLESGAAGYDSDGSSRKPAKEHEQGRLVFVREGRERFELQDLLKSSAEVLGTGRFGCSYKAALLSGRSVVVKRFRDMNRVGKEDFEEHMRRMGRLSHPNLLPLVAYYYRKDEKLLVADYVPRRSLAAALHGFRAAKVPALDWATRLKVVKGIAKGLNYLYEELQMLSVPHGHLKSSNVLLSDSFEPLLTDYALVPVTNQAKAAQSMVAYKSPECKQHGKTSKKSDIWSLGTLILEILTGRISMIDPSQDKEAVNLAGWVNTVAEEEWIDKVLDREMRATRKSGEEMIKLLKVGLACCEANVEKRWELEEVLDRIEELKESEGDEDS, encoded by the exons ATGGCCGGCGATCGGCCCTCTCCACCGCTCTTCGCTGCCCTGCTCCTCGTCGCTGCGTCCCTCCGCGTCGCCAGCTCGTCGGATTCCGATGTCCTCCTCCGGTTCAAGGCTACCGTATCCGACCCTGCGGGCTCCCTCAACAGCTGGGCCGCGGGCTCCGCTCCCTGCAACAAGAACGTCTCGAACTGGGCCGGCGTCGTCTGCCACGACGACGGCAGCGTCTCCGGGCTGCGCCTCGAGGACATGAGACTCTCCGGCTCGTTGACCCGCATCGATCTCCTCCAGAGCTTGCCGGGGCTTCGCACCCTCAGCTTCATGAAGAACGACTTGGAGGGGCCGTTGCCGGTGGTCGAGAAGTTCAATAGTCTGCGGACGTTATACCTGTCGATGAACAAGTTCTCCGGTGCGATCTCGGACGACGCCTTCGCCGGCATGAGCTGGCTCAAGAAGCTTCATCTCTCCAGCAATGGTTTCTCGGGCCCGATCCCGACGTCGATCGCCCAACTGCCCAAGCTTCTCGAGCTGAGGCTGGACAACAACAGGTtcagcggccccattccggacctGCAGCTGAAGTCACTGAAGCTGGTGAACATGTCGAACAACTACTTGGAGGGGCGGATTCCCGATGGCTTCAGAACGATGGACGCAGGTCTGTTCGCAG GCAACAAGGCTCTCTGCGGTGATCCTATTGGAGTGCCATGCAAACCGCTGCCGTCGGAGAGTCTATCGAACCAAAAACTCGCAGTCACGGTGGCCACAGTCGTCTTCATAGTCTCAGGAATCGTGGCGGTGGTGCTCCTGCTGCCACAACAACGGCAGATGGAGCACGAGCGACTGGAGCAGGTGCAGTCACCGAAGAAGCCATCGAAGGACACGAAATTTGCGTCGTCACCGAAGGAGGAAAAGCTGGAGTCGGGGGCGGCGGGATACGACAGCGACGGGAGCAGCAGGAAGCCGGCGAAGGAGCACGAGCAAGGGAGGCTGGTGTTCGTGCGGGAGGGGCGGGAGAGGTTCGAGCTGCAGGACCTGCTCAAGTCTTCGGCGGAGGTGCTCGGGACGGGGAGGTTTGGGTGCTCCTACAAGGCGGCGTTGTTGAGTGGCCGGTCGGTGGTGGTGAAGAGGTTCAGGGACATGAATCGGGTGGGGAAGGAGGATTTCGAGGAGCACATGAGGAGGATGGGGAGACTGTCGCACCCCAATTTGCTGCCATTGGTGGCTTATTACTACAGGAAGGACGAGAAGCTGCTGGTGGCGGACTACGTCCCCAGGAGGAGCCTGGCCGCCGCACTCCATG GTTTTCGTGCCGCAAAAGTACCGGCACTCGATTGGGCCACTCGCCTAAAGGTCGTCAAAGGAATCGCCAAGGGACTAAATTACCTCTACGAAGAGCTCCAAATGCTAAGCGTACCCCATGGTCATCTCAAATCCTCCAATGTTCTTCTAAGTGACTCTTTTGAGCCACTTCTCACTGACTACGCCCTCGTACCTGTAACGAACCAAGCTAAAGCCGCACAATCCATGGTGGCATATAAGTCCCCCGAGTGCAAGCAACACGGCAAGACATCAAAGAAAAGCGACATTTGGAGTTTGGGAACACTGATACTAGAGATCCTAACAGGTCGGATCTCCATGATCGATCCGTCGCAGGACAAGGAAGCCGTCAACTTGGCAGGTTGGGTGAACACCGTCGCGGAAGAAGAATGGATCGATAAGGTGCTCGACCGCGAGATGAGGGCGACGAGGAAGAGCGGAGAAGAGATGATCAAGCTGTTGAAAGTTGGGTTGGCTTGTTGTGAAGCAAATGTGGAAAAAAGATGGGAGTTGGAAGAAGTTCTTGACAGGATTGAAGAGCTGAAAGAAAGTGAGGGAGATGAAGACAGCTAG